A single genomic interval of Mauremys reevesii isolate NIE-2019 linkage group 24, ASM1616193v1, whole genome shotgun sequence harbors:
- the LOC120390475 gene encoding keratin-associated protein 5-1-like, with the protein MIYSSGRESYYNLNSTWYDPAGSWLDTRRTPFTYAYSTCCCSGGRPREAHDYRCYGYRRSGCAENCHGSSGSCHGSGGHGCVRRPSYFHGSSGGCHGRCVCSEPSCHGSGSSCHGSGSSCHGSGSSCHGTSGGCHSTPIYVKPKQHVQQCCLPVQKCCPPVQQCCPPVQKCCPPVQKCCPPVQKCCPPVQQCCLPVQKC; encoded by the coding sequence ATGATTTACTCTTCTGGAAGGGAATCCTACTACAACTTGAACTCCACCTGGTACGACCCTGCAGGTTCCTGGCTGGACACTCGACGCACCCCCTTCACCTATGCTTATAGCACCTGCTGCTGCAGTGGTGGCAGGCCCAGGGAAGCCCATGATTACCGATGCTATGGGTATCGACGATCGGGCTGTGCTGAGAATTGCCATGGGTCGTCGGGGTCGTGCCACGGCAGTGGAGGCCACGGCTGTGTTAGGAGGCCATCGTACTTCCATGGATCCTCCGGAGGATGCCATGGGCGGTGTGTCTGTTCTGAGCCGTCATGCCACGGTTCTGGATCGTCATGCCACGGTTCTGGATCGTCATGCCACGGTTCTGGATCGTCATGCCACGGTACCTCTGGAGGATGCCATAGTACACCAATTTATGTGAAGCCAAAACAACATGTGCAACAGTGCTGCCTTCCAGTGCAGAAGTGCTGCCCTCCAGTGCAACAGTGCTGCCCTCCAGTGCAAAAGTGCTGCCCTCCAGTGCAAAAGTGCTGCCCTCCAGTGCAGAAGTGCTGCCCTCCAGTGCAACAGTGCTGCCTTCCAGTGCAGAAGTGCTGA